The Oncorhynchus tshawytscha isolate Ot180627B linkage group LG16, Otsh_v2.0, whole genome shotgun sequence nucleotide sequence GAGTATTGAGTATGGTAGTAAAACGCTTAAAGCATATTTTAATGAATTCCTCTGTTCATCATCTCCTCAGGCTGAAGATGGAGCACCAACTGGGTTCTCTTATCCTAGCCACTGACATCAGCAGACAGAACGAGTACCTGGGGAAGTTCAGGACACACCTGGACCAGGATGACCTGTACCTGAGCAACGCCAGCCACCGACACTTCATCCTCCAGGTGTGTGCCTGGGTAGAACCAGCCATTTTGGTTCTTATCAGCTGGAAACTGTGGGGTCTGACTGGCTATTTTGTCTCTAACTCCTTGCAGATGGCTCTGAAATGTGCGGACATCTGCAACCCCTGCAGACCCTGGGAGCTGAGCAAACAGTGGAGTGAGAAAGTGACGGAAGAGTTCTTCCACCAAGGTATTCTCTCGTTCTTCCTTTCATTCTGTATGATTATCATTCTCCCTCTACCCTTCTTAATCTCCAGCAGTCTTTTCACCTATCCTGTTGATTTCTGATCAGTGTGTGCTGTGTTGTCTATCCCTCTGTAGGAGACATTGAGAAGAAGCACCGACTTGAAGTCAGTCCACTGTGTGATAGCCAGAGTAACTCCATGGCAAACATTCAAATTGGTACGTTTTTATGACGATTTCTAGTTTAGTACTAGCTACAATACATTGATATAAACCAGAAGCTCTCTTAGGCCTGCATCTATAACCCTGTGTGTTTTCCTTCTTAGGTTTCATGACGTACGTGGTGGAGCCTTTGTTTGCTGAGTGGGGCCGGTTCTCTGACACGCATCTGTCCCAGACCATGCTGGGCCACCTGGGGCTGAACAAGGCCAGCTGGGGTGGGTTAGTACAGCAGGAGGGGTCCTCTAGCCCCGAGGAGCTGGGACCTAGCAGCCCTGCCTTCTTCACCATGTCAACGCCCGCCGTCACCGAGTCAGAACCAGAGTCTGCCTCTGCTGCGGAACCCATAGCTGTCACCACGGCAACAGCCACAGGAGAAACCAACTACAAAGAAATACCTCAGGGAAGCAAGGAGTCCTGACACTCCATGTTTGCCCTTAGAACCCTGACCCTTAACCGCTAGCCTCGACACACActggggagagggtgggaggagcgGGGTATGGCCTTTAAACCCCCCTCCCACTGCCCCACCAGAACAGTACTCATGTTTTTGTTGCCTTTGCCTCCCATATTTGACAAACcacagattttatttatttattttttaattcctTTCCTTGACATACATAGATACTGCTGCTGTATTTAGTATTTTTATtggctttatttatttatttgtcctCTGTAGTTTTAGCCTTACTAATGTAACACCACCATTTTGAAGGCGAAGTGCCATTTTCAAACAAAGTTCTGTAGGAGGATTTGAAACACACTGAGTATTGAAGAGATGCTCTCTAAAGACCGCACAGAGATGCCGTGATGTGTGTTGATGCATTTGTAAGGAATCTTCTTCCTGAAGATAATGTGACAAGCCCAGTCCTTTTGCTGCCTCTATGAAGACTGTTTACAGATGTTTGTTTGTCCTTGTTGTCCATTCGAAATGAATCATTATGGTTCCGCGATATGCCTTCTAAGCACAGATGCGAAGAACCACTAGTGTTTGAATTGTCGACTCACTGCtgaagttgactgatacacacacgcacacacacaccagatgccATAAAGAAACACCCCCTGTGCTCCATTGTATTCATCTCTTCCTTGCACTGCCAAAAGACTGAAATATTGGACACAACTTCTGTTCTGAGAGAACTTGGGTTAGACAGAATGGTATTCTAGAATGTAACTAATATGAAGAAGCATTGTTGTCAGTGACTGTAGAGAATGCATGACCTCTAACCCTGGACCAGTCACTGAGGCATAGTACACACACCCCATCTGAAAACTCCCATCACAACACCACTCACGCAGGGTGGACTGTAGGAGGGAAGTTTACTGTGGTTTAGCTACCTGTGAAACAGCTGTTTACGTCTACTGAATGGGACTCTCTCAGAATGTCTCTCATTATCATCATAGCCACATGCAACCTAGGACTGCTGTACTGATGCCTTATAACTATGCACACTGCGCTAAGTGACCAAACCAGCTCCCTACCACTAGTTCTTCTAGTAATCTCATGAAGTACATCGTGTGCTTGTCCTCTCAATGCACTTATTTTCTTTTGcctttttgtgaagaaaaactGAACTCAAACACATTCTgtatataaatgttttttttttttttttacattccatctccatttatacatttttattctGTAGACTGCACAAAGATTTTAACAGGTGCTTTTTCCTATTTTAGCTGATTTTAGTATTTTCGCTGTAAAACTGTTTACAATTTGTTGCGACAGCCATTTTGGGAAGAAGACTTGTCAAGCCATTTTGTACAGGATTTGCCGTATTGACCTTTTGATACATGCTTGTTGCCGTTTACATTTTGATAAATAAAACAAGTTGACATGAATGATCCAAGTGAACTTTGACCGTGATAGAAGTCATATACAGTGATGTATTGAGGTGAAATCTTCATTGTAGCTAGAAATGTAACGAATAGATCTTACAGGACCGTATCTGTTCAACATCATACACCGTTTGGTCcttttgtagctcagttggtgtCGCATGTAACACCAGGgaagtgggttcgattcccgggaccacccatacgtaaaatgtatgcacagaTGAGTAAGTCGCTTTGgttaaaagcatctgctaaatggcatattaccCTCCTGGGGACATGAACTGTAGTCATTCACTGTTCAACCCTGATGCTTGGGATTACTGGGCTcaggctagaggtcgaccgattatgatttttcaacgccgataccgattattggaggaccaaaaaaattcgataccaattaatcagccgatttaaaaaatatatattttaaacttttttttttacatttattttttataaaacatgtttttaaacatTTGTAATAAATTACAGTACTGAATGAACacaacttaatataatacataaataaaataaatttagcctcatcaataatgcaaaaacaaagtgttggagaagtgcaatatgtgccatgtaaaaaaaaaaagaaaagctaaCGTTAAagttcctttctcagaacatgagaacatatgaaagctggtgggtccttttaacatgagtcttcaatattcccaggtaagaagttttcggttgtagttattataggaattataggactatttctctctataccatttttgtatttcattaacctttgagtattggatgttcttatatgcactttagtattgccagtgtaacagtatagcttccgtccctctcctcgctcctccctgggctagaaccaggaacacaacgacaaaagccacggcccttgcagagtaaggggaacaactactccaagtttcagcgcgagtgacgtttgaaacgctattagcgcgcacgccactaactagctagccatttcacatcacatctttacaccagcctaatctcgggagttgataggcttaaagtcataaacagctgctggcaaatgcatgaaagtgctgtttgaatgaatgcttacgagtctgctgctgcctaccacctctcagactgctctatcaaatcattgacttataacataacacacagaaatatgagcagTAGGTCATTAATaaggtcgaatccggaaactatcttGAAAACAAACGTTATACGGAACCGTTCAGTATTTTATCgaatgggtggcatccatcagtctaaatattcctgttacattgcacaaccttcaatgttatgtcataattacataaaattctggcaaattagacagctcaaactgttgcatatacactgactctgcatgcaataaacgcaagagaagtgacacattttcacctcgttaatattgcctgctaacctggatttcttttagctaaatatgcaggtttaaaaatatatacttgtgtattgattttaagaaaggcattgatgtttatggttaggtacacattggagcatcgattatatgcaatgcaggacatgctagataaactagtaatatcaaccatgtgtagttaactagtgattgttttttataagataagtttaatgctagctagaaatttaccttggcttactgcattcgcgtaacactcgtggagtgcaatgtaatcaggtggttagagcgttggactagttaactgcaaGATTgattcccccgagctgacaaggtaaaaatctgtcgttctgcccctgaacaaggcagttagcctaggaacggtgggttgtcattgaaaataagaatgtgttcttaactgacttgcctagttaaaaggtttaaaaaatatatattttttaaaattctgcCAAAATCGGtttccaaaaatactgatttccgattgttgtgAAAACTTGatatcggccattccgattaatcggtggAACTCTAGCTCAGGCAATGTGGAAACAGTCCACTTTATTTACCCAAGACGTATCTTGAGGTGACATTGATTGGACAAACATTCCATGCACACAAGTATCATTTTGGTTTTATTCATGAATTTTCTTTCAAGTATGGAAGACATTTCACAACACAGATGGTGTTTTACATCAAGTATCACTGACAGTTGAGTTGTCCATGTTCTCCCACCATGCAGTTCAAGTTCAAAGCTTAAACACACCGAGCAGGAAATAGATATCggtacagcacatacagtatgtcaatgATAAACACACTGGTCATTGATTGTCTTAGTGTTAGATTTATCTGAAATGTTTCCCCCCTAAATAGTCATATTGGTCATGCCATGTCTGTGTCAAGGTGTGCAGAGAACACCTTTGTTATTCCACAAAAAAATATGAAGTATGAAATTCTTAACGATCAACAGAATATATCCAAGAGGAACAGTGGTTATGGTATGAAATATTCTTAGCATCAAGGCATCTGGATATAAACAGAGGGATACTCAGCTTGTCATCAAGTAGCACTACCTCCCCGGATACATTTGGCTTCTAACCATAACAAAATACAACTGAATGATAATGCCAGATCAGGAACACAATGGAACAAAAATAATAATCATGCCCAGCATTGGTAAGTTGTAGTTAAAATGACTGGTAGACCCCAGTGTTAAGCTTTAGTTCAACACTAACCTTGTTCCCCCCAGACTGCATTAAGACAACACTGTCACCATAGATTCATTTGGTCCAGTCTTCATACTGAGGTACTGTATGGTAACAGTGTTTCCAGAAACAGAACTGGTCCCAGTTCAACTCAAAAAAGCTAAAAGAGAGCCAGTCTAAAACAAaacataaatacaaatacatcaaCCATACATGCTTTGATAGCATTGATAACAGCTACAACTTCATTATTTGTATCAAGTATTAACTAAATTCAGTTCAAAACATAAATAAGAGATCTAGAAATCAGAAATTAGACTGTTTTTGTAAATTGCATTCTAGTCAATGGCCCAATACTCTACAAGAGGGACCAAATGACAAAGTGTTCCCTCTCCTCTGCATACATTTCTCTCTACCCACAGCAAGCAGTAGACAGCAAatacacagtgaggcaaagagaAATACAACTGCCTTGAAAAGGGCATGCAAAAAGGATACACCTTTCCATCTGTGATTCAGAGAAGGTTCATTCCCATATATAAATGTAGTTATGAACAGTTGTCAGCTGAGAGGAATATTAGGAGTCTGTAGTGTATGCAGAACATAAAACACTGGTGTGCCTCATATTGGAATTTAGTTATGATAACAAAAAATAAAGATGTACAGCAAAGTTTGACCTTTAAGATCAAAGACTTTGAAACTGGCGTCACttaagaaacaaaaatagacaTTTGATTAAAACAAGTTAAAATCGAAGTGGTACACACAAAAATAGATCCTGTATGTTATCAAAGTGCAAGAACTGAAGAAGACTGAGGCAATGCAACACTGTTGGTGAGTAGGAATGGAGAGCAGATGAACTGAATATCTAGTCAGAAACCATGTGTCCATCCAGAGACAGCTGACAAACCGCTTCATAAGGCACTTAAAGTGTCCACGACTGTCTGAAGGTCCAGAACTCTGAACAAGTCCAGAATTCCATCCCATCTCTGTGGGTGCTCAGAGGAGATTTCTCTTGCCAGTAGATTTCAACATGTGCTGCCCAAACTACAGGATGGGAAAAGAGACCGAGGAGCAAATGAGTTTCCAAACGTATCAAATATTAGATCAGAAACCTTTATAAAGCAAAAAGGTTTGTCATGCTTGCACTTCTCTTACCAGTGGGGTGTCTGGGCGTGGTTTCACTACAGGGGCTGGGGTTTTCAACCGGGACTGCCTTACCTAGAGGACAGAAAAAGGTAAGCAACTGACAACCCAGACAGACATCTTTGTTGTTGCACAATCATACAGTGTAGATGGAAAATGATGGGCCATGAAGGAGGATTCCTAACAGAGAGTAATGTAGTATCCGTGTTGCTCTTACCAGAGGAATCTCTACTTTCTTGTTGGTCTTGGGGAATTCAGAACAGAAAGGTTTCAGTTCAGAGGCTGGGAAGTCAAACTCCTTGTCCTCACTGCTGTTGTGGCGATAGCGATGGGCGAACTTGCGCTTCAGGGCATTAGCGATAAGAGACGCAGCGTCTGTGGGCTCTCTTGGTTTGGCTTGGCTCTCCTCTGGCCGTCTGGACAGGAACACACAGGGATTAAGGGAAAAATCAGTACAGGTTTCAGTTAATAAAACAAGAGAGTTGTGTCCATCTTCTGTAATGTAGAAGTCAGACCATGAACACGGTGCCTACCTCTTGGCAGGGCGCAGCTTGACTTTGCCAATGTCTTTGAGCACGTCCAGCATATTGGGAAACTCTGCCTGCTTGGGCCCCTGGTCCAGCAGTGTCTGTCCCGCAGTCTTCTTCCCACGGCGCTCCTGGATGAGGTCAATGACTGAGAAGCTCTGCTGGAGCCCCAtgagtgggggtggagggggaggaggcggCGGGGGAGGCGGAGGGACGCAGGGCGGAGGAGGGCCACCTGGGGCGGGAGGACCTCCTGGGGATAAGAAATGTACAGATTAGTCTGACAATTATTCCATGAAAAGCTGCCATCTTCAGGCAGATATACATCattacagtagaaaaaaatagaaCTTACCCAACAAAGGAAGGGGCTGAGATACAGTTCTGTTTTGAGGATTCTTCTTTaccttttagtgtgtgtgtgttctgaggtCTCTCTCTCGTACCTGGTGTCAGTGCGTTCTGCTCCTGGGTCAGTACTATCTGTGCGATCTGGGCTCTGAGTTTAGCCAGCTCTGTCTCTAGAGCACTGATCTTCTGGATGGCCTCATCGTTGCTGCAGGTCTGACCCTGGGGCTCCGGCTCGGCCTTGTGCAGCCTGGGTAATGACCTCCGTCTGGGAAAAGGTTGTTGTTTGGGCGGGTGAGAACGAAACATGAGCCCTGACGGTGTCTCTGACCTGAGTGGGACCGATGGTATACAAGCACCATATTAGAAAGCAGGAAAGAGATTCATGGAGTAATACACACATGGAAAGTTAACAAGTGCAAAGGAACTCCCTAATAAGCACAGTGTGGGTCAATAAACAGGGGCAACATCACGGCTTGAGAACGGCTGCCTGTGCTAACGCCCTCTCTTTTCTTACCTCAGTCTCCCAAATCCAAACCAGTCATTTT carries:
- the LOC112215384 gene encoding mitochondrial fission regulator 1-like; translated protein: MSKESPRIEMDLAFGFSGKAYGSSRSIVRRIATNLPLKPCPRVHFQLDPYTEDSSVLNSAGRRNGLLASLADVCWIDEEEKNDWFGFGRLRSETPSGLMFRSHPPKQQPFPRRRSLPRLHKAEPEPQGQTCSNDEAIQKISALETELAKLRAQIAQIVLTQEQNALTPGGPPAPGGPPPPCVPPPPPPPPPPPPPLMGLQQSFSVIDLIQERRGKKTAGQTLLDQGPKQAEFPNMLDVLKDIGKVKLRPAKRRPEESQAKPREPTDAASLIANALKRKFAHRYRHNSSEDKEFDFPASELKPFCSEFPKTNKKVEIPLVRQSRLKTPAPVVKPRPDTPLFGQHMLKSTGKRNLL